The sequence GTGGCCTTCTCGCGCGAGCTGCTGACGCGCATCCAGAACCTGCACGGCGTGGAGTCCGCGGCGCTGACCAATGAGCTGCCGCTGGGCCGGTCCATCACCTTCGGCTTCGCCATCGAGGGACGCACCAAGGGCCCGGATGAGGTGTGGCCGGCCGTGCAGTTGCGCACCATCAGCCCCGGCTACCACCACACGCTGCAGGTCCGGCTGCGCGAGGGGCGCCTGTTGCAGGAGACGGACGGGCCGGATGCGCCGTGGGCCGTGGTCATCAACAAGGCCTTCGCGGATGCGTACTGGCCCAAGGGCAATGCGCTGGGCCAGCGGCTGAAGCTGCGCCGCCCCGATGCGCAATGGACCACGGTGGTGGGCATCGTGGACGACGTGCGCGAGTGGGCACTGGACCGGCCGACACCGCCGATGGCGTATTACTCGCTGTACCAGGTGGGCTCGCAGGGCCTGTCGCTCGCGGTCCGCGCGAAGGCGGGCAACCCGGAGTCGCTGCGCTCCGCCATCGAAGCGGAGCTCCACGCGGTGGATGCGAATGTGCCCCTGTTCAACGTGGCGCCGATGGTGAAGCTGGTGGACGAGTCCATCGGCTCGCGCCGGCTGTCGGCCCTGCTGATGAGCCTGTTCGGCGGCACGGCGTTGCTGCTGGCGGCGCTGGGCATCTCCGGCGTCATCGGCTACTCAGTGGCGCAGCGCACGCGGGAGATGGGCATTCGCATGGCACTGGGCGCGGCGCGTGGTGACGTGATGTCGCTGGTGCTGGGCCAGGGCCTGAGGCTCGCGGCGATGGGCGTGGCGGTGGGCCTGGTGCTGTCGCTGGGACTTGCACGCCTGTTGAGCGCACTGCTGTACGGTGTCACCGCGTATGACCCGTGGACCTTCGTCGGAGTGGCGGCGCTGCTGGCGGGTGTGGCCCTGGTGGCCACGTGGCTGCCCGCGCGGCGTGCGACGAAGGTGGACCCCATCATTGCCCTTCGCTCCGAGTGAGCGCCCGAGAGAGTCATGTCCCAGCCCCTCATTTCGCTTCGCAACATCGAGAAGTCCTACCCCCTGGCCGGAGGCCGCGCGTGGGTGCTGCGCCGCATCGACCTGGACATCCAGCCCGGTGAGTTCGTCACGTTGATGGGCCCGTCCGGCGCGGGCAAGTCCACGCTGCTGTCCATCATGGGCATGCTCGACGCGGAGTGGACGGGTGAGTACACGCTCGACAGCCAGGCCGTGCACGCGATGAAGCCGAAGGAGCGCGCCGAGCTGTCGCGCCGCACCATCGGCTTCGTCTTCCAGCAGTACCACCTGCTGGACAACCTCACCGTGGCGGAGAACCTGGAGGTGCCGCTGTCCTACCGCAACCTCAAGCGCGGCGAGCGCGAGGCGCTGGTGGGCGACATGCTGGACCGCTTCCAGCTCGTCGGTAAGAAGGACCTCTTCCCCTCGCAGCTCTCCGGTGGGCAGCAGCAGCTCGTGGGCATTGCCCGCGCGCTCATCGCCAACCCCAAGGTGCTGCTGGCGGACGAGCCCACGGGCAACCTCCACTCCGCCCAGGCGAAGCAAATCATGGAGGTCTTCCAGAACCTCAACCGGGACGGCACCACGATTGTGCAGGTGACGCACTCGGACGCCAACGCCGCGTATGGCCACCGCGTGGTGCAGCTCGCGGATGGCTGGCTGCAGAAGCCCTGAACGAGAGGCCCGCCGCATGCTGAGCGATATCAAGATGGACCTGCAGTACGCGCTGCGCACCATGCGCCAGTCGCCCGTGTTCACCGTGGCGGCGGTGTTGGTGCTGTCGCTCGGCATCGGCGCGACGACGGCGCTCTTCAGCGTGGTGGACGCGGTGCTGCTGCGGCCGCTGCCCTTCCCGGAGCCGGACCGGGTGGTGACGCTCGGCGCGGAGCAGACGCAGCGCAGCTCCCCGCGCTACAGCCTGATGACGTTCGACGACATCGCGCGCCAGTCCACGCAGCTGGTGTCGCTCACCGCGTACACCAACAACCTCTTCAACCTCACCGGTGACGGTGACGCGCAGCAGCTTCGCGGCACGGTGGTGGTGGGCGACTTCTTCGGCGCCTTCGGGGTGCAGCCGCTGCTCGGCCGCACCTTCACGCCCGAGGAGCGGAGCACGCCGGTGGTGGTGCTCTCCTACGGACAGTGGCAGGCGATGGGCGGCGGGGCGGACGTGCTCGGCCGCTCGCTGACGCTGGGCGGCCAGCCGTACACGGTGGTGGGGGTGATGCCTCCGTCGTTCCAGGTGCCGCAGGCGACGATTGCCGTCTGGGTGCCGTATGACAGCCAGCCCGGCGCGGCCACGTCCGACGCCCGCACGCAGCGGGGCTTTCGCGCGTTCATCGTGACGGGGCGGCTGGCGCCCGGTGCCACGCTCCAGTCCGCGC comes from Pyxidicoccus parkwaysis and encodes:
- a CDS encoding ABC transporter ATP-binding protein; protein product: MSQPLISLRNIEKSYPLAGGRAWVLRRIDLDIQPGEFVTLMGPSGAGKSTLLSIMGMLDAEWTGEYTLDSQAVHAMKPKERAELSRRTIGFVFQQYHLLDNLTVAENLEVPLSYRNLKRGEREALVGDMLDRFQLVGKKDLFPSQLSGGQQQLVGIARALIANPKVLLADEPTGNLHSAQAKQIMEVFQNLNRDGTTIVQVTHSDANAAYGHRVVQLADGWLQKP